The Pseudomonas cucumis sequence GTTGGTCTTGCCCAGGGTCACGGCCCCGGCAGCAGCCAGTTTGGCGACCACGGTGGCGTCGTACGGTGCTTTGAAGTTGTCGAGCATCTTCGAACCGCAGCTGGTGCGGATGCCCTGGGTGCAGAACAGGTCTTTGTGGGCGATCGGCGCGCCGAGCAGGGCGCCGCTCTCACCGTTGGCCCGACGAGCGTCAGCGGCTTTCGCCTGCTGGAGCGCCAGGTCTTCGGTGAGGCTGATGAAACTGTTGAGCTGCGGGTCGAGCTGGGCGATGCGCGCCAGCAGGACTTTGGTCAGCTCTTCGGAAGAAAACTTTTTATCGGCGAGTCCGCGGGCGATCTCGGCCAGAGTCAATTGATGCATTGCAGGCTCTTTCCCTTTAGTCGATGACTTTCGGAACCAGATACAGGCCGTTTTCGACCGCTGGTGCGATGGACTGATAGGCCTCGCGATGATTGGTTTCGGTCACGACGTCTGCACGCAGGCGCTGGCTCGCTTCCAATGGGTGGGCCAGCGGCTCGATACCGTCGGTATTGACCGCTTGCATTTCGTCGACCAGCCCGAGAATGCTGTTCAGGGCCGAAGTGATGTGTGGAAGATCGGCATCATTGAGGCCAAGGCAGGCCAAATGAGCGATTTTTTCCACGTCGGAGCGTTCAAGCGCCATGGGATTCTCCAGTGGAAAACAGAACGGACGGCGTCCGTGTGTTAGATTGTCGGAACACTACCGCATTTCTACGGTCTCAAGGCCGCGATTGTGGGGCTTGGTGCACAGAAAAGCGGCCAATTTAACATATTGGCGCCTTGCCCAAAATCCCTGTCGTTGTTAGAGTTTGCCGCACTTTTTTACCCACGCGTTGCCTAGGGTCCCTTTCCCATGTTCAAGAAACTGCGTGGCATGTTTTCCAGCGATCTTTCCATTGACCTGGGCACTGCCAACACCCTTATTTACGTGCGCGAGCGCGGTATCGTCCTGAATGAGCCCTCCGTTGTGGCTATTCGGACACACGGTAACCAGAAAAGTGTCGTTGCTGTCGGCACCGAGGCCAAGCGTATGCTCGGCCGTACGCCGGGCAATATTGCTGCCATTCGTCCGATGAAGGACGGTGTGATCGCCGACTTCAGCGTCTGCGAAAAAATGCTGCAGTACTTTATCAACAAGGTTCACGAAAACAGCTTTCTGCAGCCTAGCCCTCGTGTGCTGATCTGCGTTCCATGCAAATCCACCCAGGTTGAGCGTCGTGCCATCCGTGAATCGGCCCTCGGTGCCGGTGCCCGCGAAGTATTCCTGATCGAAGAGCCGATGGCTGCTGCAATCGGTGCTGGCCTGCCGGTTGAAGAAGCTCGCGGTTCGATGGTTGTCGATATCGGTGGCGGTACCACTGAAATCGCACTGATCTCCCTGAACGGTGTGGTTTACGCCGAATCCGTACGGGTTGGCGGCGATCGCTTCGACGAAGCGATCATCACCTACGTGCGTCGCAACTACGGCAGCCTGATCGGCGAATCCACCGCCGAGCGCATCAAACAGGAAATCGGTACGGCCTACCCGGGCGGCGAAGTTCGTGAAGTCGACGTTCGTGGCCGTAACCTGGCCGAAGGCGTTCCACGCGCATTCACCCTGAACTCCAATGAAGTGCTGGAAGCTCTGCAAGAGTCCCTGGCCACCATCGTTCAGGCTGTGAAAAGTGCGCTGGAGCAATCGCCTCCGGAGCTGGCGTCGGATATCGCCGAACGTGGCCTGGTACTGACCGGTGGTGGCGCTCTGCTGCGCGACCTCGACAAGTTGCTGGCCCAGGAAACCGGTCTGCCGGTGATCGTCGCCGAAGACCCGCTGACCTGCGTTGCTCGCGGCGGTGGCCGTGCATTGGAAATGATGGATAAACACACCATGGATCTGCTTTCCAGCGAATAAGTCGCCGGATCGCCTCTATGCTGTTGAGCGCGCAGGCAGCACTTTGCAGTGCTGCCTGTTGCGTTTATCTTCTGTCAGTCTGCATCCAGGCCGGTTTGATGCCGTATGAATAAAGAGAACATTTGCCTGGGAGGAGCGGCTTATTAAACCGCTTTTCACCAAAGGCCCCTCACTGGGCGTGCGCTTGTTGGTGCTGGCCGTGCTATCGGTCGCGCTGATGGTGGTCGATGCCCGCTTCACACTGCTCAAGCCAGTGCGTAGCCAAATGTCGCTGGTGCTGATGCAGTCTTACTGGATCACCGATCTGCCGCAGCGGCTATGGCAAGGTGTGGCCAGCCAATTCGGCAGCCGGACCGAACTGGTCGCCGAAAACGAAAAACTCAAAACCGAAAACCTGCTGTTGCAGGGGCGCATGCAAAAGCTGGCCGCCCTCACCGAGCAGAACGTTCGGCTGCGCGAGTTGCTCAACTCTTCCGCGCTGGTCAACGAAAAGGTCGAAGTGGCCGAGTTGATTGGCATGGACCCCAACCCCTTTACCCATCGCATCATCATCAATAAAGGTGAGCGCGACGGTGTGGTCCTCGGTCAGCCGGTGCTCGATGCCCGCGGCCTGATGGGTCAGGTGGTGGAGTTGATGCCGTACACCTCCCGCGTACTGTTGCTGACTGACACCACCCACAGCATTCCGGTGCAGGTGAACCGTAACGGTCTGCGGGCGATTGCCAGCGGCACCGGCAACCCGGAACGCCTTGAGCTGCGTCATGTGGCCGATACCGCCGACATTAAAGAAGGCGATTTGCTGGTCAGCTCCGGTCTCGGTCAGCGTTTCCCGGCGGGTTACCCGGTGGCGACGGTCAAGGAAGTGATTCACGATTCCGGTCAGCCATTTGCCATCGTCCGTGCGGTGCCGACCGCTGCGTTGAACCGCAGCCGTTATCTGTTGTTGGTATTCAGTGACGGACGCACACCTGAGGAGCGTGCCAACGACGCCGCCCAGGCTCAGGAAGCGCTGGACCAGCACGGCGGTGGGCCGATCATTCCGGCGACTGTGCCTAAACCGGCCGCGTCGGTGATACCGACCGCCGTTGCTGCTCCGGCGGCCCCG is a genomic window containing:
- the gatC gene encoding Asp-tRNA(Asn)/Glu-tRNA(Gln) amidotransferase subunit GatC — translated: MALERSDVEKIAHLACLGLNDADLPHITSALNSILGLVDEMQAVNTDGIEPLAHPLEASQRLRADVVTETNHREAYQSIAPAVENGLYLVPKVID
- the mreB gene encoding rod shape-determining protein MreB, translated to MFKKLRGMFSSDLSIDLGTANTLIYVRERGIVLNEPSVVAIRTHGNQKSVVAVGTEAKRMLGRTPGNIAAIRPMKDGVIADFSVCEKMLQYFINKVHENSFLQPSPRVLICVPCKSTQVERRAIRESALGAGAREVFLIEEPMAAAIGAGLPVEEARGSMVVDIGGGTTEIALISLNGVVYAESVRVGGDRFDEAIITYVRRNYGSLIGESTAERIKQEIGTAYPGGEVREVDVRGRNLAEGVPRAFTLNSNEVLEALQESLATIVQAVKSALEQSPPELASDIAERGLVLTGGGALLRDLDKLLAQETGLPVIVAEDPLTCVARGGGRALEMMDKHTMDLLSSE
- the mreC gene encoding rod shape-determining protein MreC translates to MLAVLSVALMVVDARFTLLKPVRSQMSLVLMQSYWITDLPQRLWQGVASQFGSRTELVAENEKLKTENLLLQGRMQKLAALTEQNVRLRELLNSSALVNEKVEVAELIGMDPNPFTHRIIINKGERDGVVLGQPVLDARGLMGQVVELMPYTSRVLLLTDTTHSIPVQVNRNGLRAIASGTGNPERLELRHVADTADIKEGDLLVSSGLGQRFPAGYPVATVKEVIHDSGQPFAIVRAVPTAALNRSRYLLLVFSDGRTPEERANDAAQAQEALDQHGGGPIIPATVPKPAASVIPTAVAAPAAPAVAPAAATPAKPAAAHAASKPPASAPAAAKPPAAQPAAVKPAAKPPVSAPATTGGRE